ACCCCCTGGACGCCCCAGTCATCACCCAGCGTATCTGCGGGGTTTGCCCCGTGAGCCACGCCATCGCCTCCTGCCGCGCCCTGGAGGGCGCGTTGGGTCTCGCGGCGCCCCCCAACGGACGCCTCCTGCGCAGCCTGGTGCTGGGGGCCAACTACCTCCAGAGCCACGTGCTCCACTTCTACCAGCTCTCGGCCCTGGACTTCGTGGACGTGGAGGCCGTTCTGTCCTACGGCGGTCCGGACCCGGGCTTGCGGGAACTGCGGGCCTGGGTAGAGGGGGAGGTGCGCTCCAACCGCGTGCTCCCCGCCGCGCCCTTCCTCCCCCGTCTGCCGGGCAACTATGGGGAAGACCCCCGATGGAGTGCCGGCGCCCTCGCCCACTACCTGGAGGCCCTGGAGGTGCGTACCGAGGCCCACCGGATGGCGGCGATCTTCGGAGGGAAGCTTCCCCACACGGCGTCCCTGGTTCCCGGGGGAGTGACGACGGGGGTGGACGCCGAGGCGGTGGAGCACTTCCGCGCGCGCCTGCGCCAGGTGCGGCGCTTCGTGGAGAACACCTACCTGACCGACGTGATCGAGGTGGCCCGGCGCTTCCCCGCCTACGCAACGGCGGGACGCGCAGCGGGGCGCTACCTCTCCTTCGGCGCCTTCGAGGAGGGCACGGGGAAACCGTGGCTTCCGGCGGGCACGGTGTCGGGCGGGGTCTACGCCCCACTCGATACCGGCCGCATCGCCGAGGAGGTGGGCTCGAGCCGGTATGCATCCCGAAAGCCCCTGCACCCCCGGGAGGGGGAGATCCGGCCGGAGGCCTCCAAGGCCGGCGCCTACTCCTGGCTCCAGGCGCCGCGCTACGGGGGCGTCTCCTACGAAGTGGGGCCCCTGGCCCGGCTCCAGGTGGCCGCGGCCACGGGCGCCCAGCCCGTGCGGGAGGCCCTGTCCCACCTGCTTGCCGAGGCTCGGATGGAGCCCGCCGCCCTGGACAGCGCCCTGGGCCGGCATGCCGCCCGGGCGGCGGAAGCCGTGCTCCTGGCCCGGCAGATGGAGTCCTGGCTGGATGCCCTGCAGCCGGGCGAGCCCTCGGTGGCTCCCTACACGGCGCGGCCGGAGGGGCGCGGGGAAGGACTCACGGAAGCCCCCCGGGGCGCGCTGGGTCACTGGATCGAGGTGCGCGGCCAAAAGATCGCCCGCTACCAGTGCGTAGTCCCGAGCACCTGGAACTTCTCCCCCCGGGGGGATGGGGGAGACCCCGGGCCGGTGGAGGCGGC
This genomic window from Thermodesulfobacteriota bacterium contains:
- a CDS encoding nickel-dependent hydrogenase large subunit produces the protein MALVVLDPVTRIEGHLRIDTRVEDGRVVEAWSRGEMFRGFEDLLAGRDPLDAPVITQRICGVCPVSHAIASCRALEGALGLAAPPNGRLLRSLVLGANYLQSHVLHFYQLSALDFVDVEAVLSYGGPDPGLRELRAWVEGEVRSNRVLPAAPFLPRLPGNYGEDPRWSAGALAHYLEALEVRTEAHRMAAIFGGKLPHTASLVPGGVTTGVDAEAVEHFRARLRQVRRFVENTYLTDVIEVARRFPAYATAGRAAGRYLSFGAFEEGTGKPWLPAGTVSGGVYAPLDTGRIAEEVGSSRYASRKPLHPREGEIRPEASKAGAYSWLQAPRYGGVSYEVGPLARLQVAAATGAQPVREALSHLLAEARMEPAALDSALGRHAARAAEAVLLARQMESWLDALQPGEPSVAPYTARPEGRGEGLTEAPRGALGHWIEVRGQKIARYQCVVPSTWNFSPRGDGGDPGPVEAALLGLAVDPDHKGLEVARVVRSFDPCIACAVH